One Melospiza georgiana isolate bMelGeo1 chromosome 12, bMelGeo1.pri, whole genome shotgun sequence genomic window carries:
- the TSPAN6 gene encoding tetraspanin-6 isoform X1 codes for MASPSRRLQTKPVITCLKSVLLTYTFVFWVSGIVLLAVGIWGRVSLAVYFSLLDEKATNVPFVLVGAGTVVVLLGTFGCFATCRGSTWMLKLYAMLLSLIFLIVLVAAIVGFVFRHEIKTSFESNLELALKDYNATADPHSGAVDTIQRTLHCCGVQNYSDWEKTEYFSQKGIPRSCCKNQNDCSDQDLKDPNKAQLKVFVNGCFFLVTSTMESKMSVVAGISFGIACFQLIGIILSCCLSRYITNNQYEMV; via the exons ATGGCGTCCCCGTCGCGGCGGCTGCAGACCAAGCCGGTGATCACCTGCCTCAAGAGCGTGCTGCTCACCTACACCTTCGTCTTCTGG GTGTCGGGCATTGTGCTGCTGGCCGTGGGCATCTGGGGTAGGGTGAGCCTGGCCGTCTACTTCTCCCTGCTGGACGAGAAAGCCACCAATGTCCCGTTCGTGCTGGTGGGCGCTGGCACCGTCGTTGTCCTCCTGGGCACCTTCGGCTGCTTCGCCACCTGCCGCGGCAGCACCTGGATGCTCAAGCTG TATGCCATGCTCCTGTCCCTCATCTTCCTCATCGTCCTGGTGGCCGCCATCGTGGGGTTCGTCTTCAGGCACGAG ATAAAGACCAGCTTTGAGAGCAACCTGGAACTGGCCTTGAAGGACTACAATGCAACTGCAGATCCTCACAGTGGGGCCGTGGACACCATCCAGAGAACG ctgcactgctgtggAGTGCAGAACTATTCTGACTGGGAGAAGACTGAGTACTTCAGCCAGAAGGGCATCCCCAGAAGCTGCTGCAAGAACCAGAACGACTGCTCAGATCAAGATCTCAAAGACCCAAACAAGGCCCAGCTCAAAGTGTTTGTGAAC GGTTGTTTTTTCCTGGTAACGTCAACAATGGAGTCCAAGATGAGCGTTGTGGCCGGAATCTCCTTTGGCATCGCGTGTTTCCAG ttGATTGGCATcatcctgtcctgctgcctgtcCCGGTACATCACCAACAACCAGTATGAGATGGTGTAG
- the TSPAN6 gene encoding tetraspanin-6 isoform X2 produces MASPSRRLQTKPVITCLKSVLLTYTFVFWVSGIVLLAVGIWGRVSLAVYFSLLDEKATNVPFVLVGAGTVVVLLGTFGCFATCRGSTWMLKLIKTSFESNLELALKDYNATADPHSGAVDTIQRTLHCCGVQNYSDWEKTEYFSQKGIPRSCCKNQNDCSDQDLKDPNKAQLKVFVNGCFFLVTSTMESKMSVVAGISFGIACFQLIGIILSCCLSRYITNNQYEMV; encoded by the exons ATGGCGTCCCCGTCGCGGCGGCTGCAGACCAAGCCGGTGATCACCTGCCTCAAGAGCGTGCTGCTCACCTACACCTTCGTCTTCTGG GTGTCGGGCATTGTGCTGCTGGCCGTGGGCATCTGGGGTAGGGTGAGCCTGGCCGTCTACTTCTCCCTGCTGGACGAGAAAGCCACCAATGTCCCGTTCGTGCTGGTGGGCGCTGGCACCGTCGTTGTCCTCCTGGGCACCTTCGGCTGCTTCGCCACCTGCCGCGGCAGCACCTGGATGCTCAAGCTG ATAAAGACCAGCTTTGAGAGCAACCTGGAACTGGCCTTGAAGGACTACAATGCAACTGCAGATCCTCACAGTGGGGCCGTGGACACCATCCAGAGAACG ctgcactgctgtggAGTGCAGAACTATTCTGACTGGGAGAAGACTGAGTACTTCAGCCAGAAGGGCATCCCCAGAAGCTGCTGCAAGAACCAGAACGACTGCTCAGATCAAGATCTCAAAGACCCAAACAAGGCCCAGCTCAAAGTGTTTGTGAAC GGTTGTTTTTTCCTGGTAACGTCAACAATGGAGTCCAAGATGAGCGTTGTGGCCGGAATCTCCTTTGGCATCGCGTGTTTCCAG ttGATTGGCATcatcctgtcctgctgcctgtcCCGGTACATCACCAACAACCAGTATGAGATGGTGTAG